One window of Campylobacter sp. RM12651 genomic DNA carries:
- a CDS encoding penicillin-binding transpeptidase domain-containing protein: protein MQTPYEPSKKTFIVLFFLLLASFFIIFSFVRSKTNERNVGSIERGERVGALNGDIISADGYTLVTSRRIYRAEIDIRSINLDKLDYFLKLFQIYAFIDDKEMKDIKARLLKALKQKKVYNFVLSKEIDSKAASYLQELSKKLYVSGFFKSFKNANGKVSTRRLEIIEHKEERVFSKGDILTPILGYSQLSLEDGIYSNIPKKGLEKYYEQYLSPKSDYKITGSKDIGGNIIINSDSFLSDRINGSNVYLNVNLKLQKGLENIASVARKNFGAKQVIIGILDSKDASVIALATSKRYDPYHRKSDLSYLNTDAVEFEYEPGSVIKPIAFANLLKLNRITPFEWVKTYGGRMKLDKFYITDTHPMDSMIAEDIIVHSSNIGMVQISNKENVKELINGYLEFNLGNLTGIDLPYEKAGFIKDAKKTYEVEKNTMAYGYGFRTTFIQLLAAYNVFNNRGIWISPKIAKYYNEDKELKEIYTKTEKEVLPLEIAKQMNRILIKTANQKSLAKYWPLGISVGGKTGTARISVSGKYEREYNANFFGFANDENNRYTIGVLVMSPDKDKEGYYAAQTALPVAALAINQLIEDGFLKPSYNRID from the coding sequence ATGCAAACACCTTACGAGCCTAGTAAAAAGACTTTTATAGTATTGTTTTTTTTGTTGCTCGCTTCTTTTTTTATTATTTTTTCTTTTGTTAGAAGCAAAACTAATGAAAGGAATGTAGGTAGTATTGAAAGAGGTGAGCGAGTAGGTGCTTTAAATGGAGATATTATTAGTGCTGATGGATATACATTAGTAACTAGTAGAAGAATTTATAGAGCTGAAATTGATATTAGAAGTATTAATTTAGATAAATTAGATTATTTTTTAAAATTATTTCAGATTTATGCCTTTATTGATGATAAAGAAATGAAAGATATTAAAGCAAGATTATTAAAAGCTTTAAAGCAAAAAAAAGTTTATAATTTTGTTTTATCAAAAGAAATTGATTCAAAAGCCGCAAGTTATTTACAAGAATTATCTAAAAAACTTTATGTTTCAGGATTTTTTAAATCCTTTAAAAATGCAAATGGAAAAGTAAGCACAAGAAGACTTGAGATAATTGAGCATAAAGAAGAAAGAGTTTTTTCTAAAGGAGATATTTTAACCCCAATTCTTGGTTATTCTCAACTAAGTTTAGAAGATGGAATATATTCAAATATTCCAAAAAAAGGTTTGGAAAAATATTATGAGCAGTATTTAAGCCCTAAAAGTGATTATAAAATAACAGGTAGTAAGGATATTGGTGGAAATATAATTATAAATTCTGATAGCTTTTTAAGTGATAGAATTAATGGTAGTAATGTATATTTAAATGTAAATTTAAAGCTTCAAAAAGGGTTAGAAAATATAGCAAGTGTTGCTAGAAAAAATTTTGGTGCTAAGCAAGTAATAATAGGCATTTTAGATAGCAAAGACGCAAGTGTAATTGCACTAGCAACTAGCAAAAGGTATGACCCATATCATAGAAAAAGTGATTTATCGTATCTAAATACCGATGCTGTAGAATTTGAATACGAACCAGGCTCGGTAATTAAGCCAATTGCTTTTGCTAATTTATTAAAACTAAATCGCATAACCCCTTTTGAATGGGTAAAGACTTATGGCGGAAGAATGAAGCTTGATAAGTTTTACATAACAGATACACATCCTATGGATAGTATGATTGCTGAAGATATTATAGTTCATTCATCAAATATAGGAATGGTTCAAATTTCTAATAAAGAAAATGTAAAAGAATTAATTAATGGTTATTTGGAATTTAATTTAGGAAATTTAACTGGTATTGACTTGCCTTATGAAAAAGCAGGTTTTATAAAAGATGCTAAAAAAACTTATGAAGTAGAAAAAAACACTATGGCTTATGGATATGGTTTTAGAACCACTTTTATACAACTTTTAGCAGCTTATAATGTATTTAATAATCGTGGAATTTGGATTAGTCCTAAAATTGCTAAATATTATAATGAAGATAAGGAATTAAAAGAAATATATACTAAAACAGAAAAAGAAGTCTTGCCACTTGAAATTGCAAAGCAGATGAATAGGATATTAATAAAAACTGCAAATCAAAAATCTTTAGCAAAATATTGGCCTTTAGGAATTAGCGTAGGTGGTAAAACAGGAACAGCAAGAATTAGCGTTAGTGGAAAATATGAAAGAGAATATAATGCGAATTTCTTCGGTTTTGCAAATGATGAAAACAATAGATACACAATTGGTGTTTTAGTAATGAGCCCTGATAAAGATAAAGAAGGATATTATGCAGCTCAAACAGCTTTACCTGTTGCAGCACTTGCTATTAATCAATTAATAGAAGATGGTTTTTTAAAACCAAGTTATAATAGAATT